A genomic window from Helicobacter suis HS1 includes:
- the queC gene encoding 7-cyano-7-deazaguanine synthase QueC, with product MKPFDLQSLLTKRYKSSCVLCFSGGQDSTTLALWSLSAFEKTYLLGFDYAQRHGIELEQATKIATQLKLPFKILSLDFLQELSNSALFKKSPQSIQAPHMKNPQLPASFVPDRNALFVTLAHAYAFNLGASFVLLGISEQDYSGYFDCRQNFLESLQTSLNLGAFGTPEGITLLAPFMFMSKAQEFALAQKLGFLDFILEQTHTCYIGDRSTRHPYGYGCGTCPACLLRQKGYENFLKESNK from the coding sequence ATGAAACCCTTTGATTTACAAAGTTTACTAACCAAGCGCTATAAAAGTAGCTGTGTACTTTGCTTTAGTGGAGGACAGGATAGCACGACTCTAGCGCTTTGGAGTTTATCTGCCTTTGAAAAAACCTATTTATTGGGTTTTGATTATGCCCAAAGGCATGGCATAGAGCTAGAACAAGCCACAAAAATTGCCACACAATTAAAGTTACCTTTTAAAATTCTTAGTTTAGATTTTTTACAAGAGTTGAGTAACTCCGCTCTCTTTAAAAAAAGCCCCCAATCAATCCAAGCCCCACACATGAAAAACCCGCAATTACCCGCCTCCTTTGTACCCGACCGTAACGCTTTATTCGTCACTCTTGCTCATGCCTATGCTTTCAATTTAGGGGCTTCTTTTGTACTCTTGGGTATTTCAGAACAAGATTACAGCGGCTATTTTGATTGCCGCCAAAATTTCTTAGAAAGTTTACAAACTTCTTTAAATCTAGGTGCTTTTGGCACTCCTGAGGGCATCACTTTACTAGCCCCTTTCATGTTTATGAGCAAAGCCCAAGAATTTGCTTTAGCCCAAAAATTAGGGTTTTTAGATTTTATACTAGAACAAACCCATACTTGTTATATCGGGGATCGTAGCACCCGCCACCCTTATGGCTATGGCTGTGGTACATGCCCAGCTTGTCTTTTAAGACAAAAGGGTTATGAAAACTTTTTAAAAGAATCTAATAAATAA
- a CDS encoding DnaJ family protein, translating to MGKSLYATLEVSEQASNEEIKKSYRRLARKYHPDLNKGKEAEEKFKEINAAYEILSDPQKRAQYDQFGDNMFGGQNFSDFARSQGKGANFDDILAQIFGRGGFGGGGFGHGGFADFGGFNFAENLDVHAEIQISLQEAVLGAKRSIKLNHDSFEIKIPAGVKEGEVLRAKGKGRTQGGLRGDVLLKVHVLEDGTYTRSGDDLIKDFDLPLKTALFGGKIQVPTLHKEIALKIPPNTKNAQKFRIKGLGVKNRKSAEMGDLYLKAHVILPHTDTLSADVKQVLQEQLP from the coding sequence ATGGGAAAAAGTTTATACGCGACCTTAGAGGTGAGCGAGCAAGCCAGCAATGAAGAAATTAAAAAATCCTACCGCAGGCTAGCGCGCAAATACCACCCCGATCTCAATAAGGGTAAGGAAGCTGAGGAAAAATTTAAAGAGATCAATGCTGCTTATGAAATTTTAAGCGATCCACAAAAGCGCGCCCAATACGATCAATTTGGCGATAACATGTTTGGAGGGCAGAATTTTAGCGATTTTGCGCGTTCTCAAGGCAAGGGCGCTAATTTTGATGATATTTTAGCCCAAATCTTTGGTCGTGGAGGATTTGGAGGGGGTGGTTTTGGGCATGGAGGTTTTGCAGACTTTGGAGGGTTTAATTTTGCTGAAAATTTAGATGTGCACGCAGAAATCCAAATTAGTCTACAAGAAGCTGTTTTAGGCGCTAAACGATCTATCAAACTCAACCACGATAGTTTTGAGATTAAAATCCCAGCAGGGGTTAAAGAGGGGGAGGTTTTGCGGGCTAAAGGTAAAGGGCGTACTCAGGGAGGATTAAGAGGCGATGTACTTTTAAAAGTGCATGTATTAGAAGATGGCACTTATACCCGTAGCGGTGATGATCTGATTAAGGATTTTGATTTGCCCTTAAAAACGGCTCTTTTTGGAGGTAAAATACAAGTCCCCACTTTACATAAAGAAATTGCCCTTAAAATCCCGCCTAATACCAAAAATGCCCAAAAATTCCGCATTAAAGGTTTGGGGGTGAAGAATCGAAAGAGTGCAGAAATGGGGGATTTGTATTTAAAAGCCCATGTGATTTTGCCCCATACAGATACTTTAAGTGCAGATGTTAAACAAGTTTTACAAGAACAATTACCCTAA
- a CDS encoding heat shock protein transcriptional repressor HspR: protein MVDYDAPLYLISVVAKMLDVHPQTLRQYEKEGLVEPKRTDGKVRLYSQRDMDKIKTILRLTRDMGVNLAGVDIILRLKERLDELDSLNEQLQTHMQQSTPSRSETKQLQKTSYELILFKKT, encoded by the coding sequence ATGGTTGATTATGATGCACCTCTTTACTTAATTAGTGTGGTAGCCAAGATGTTAGATGTCCATCCCCAGACTCTGCGCCAATATGAAAAAGAAGGGCTTGTTGAACCCAAACGCACAGATGGAAAAGTACGCCTATATTCTCAGAGGGATATGGATAAGATCAAAACCATTTTGCGCTTAACTAGAGATATGGGCGTTAATTTAGCGGGGGTGGATATTATTTTGCGCCTTAAAGAGCGATTAGACGAGTTAGATAGCCTTAATGAGCAATTACAAACACACATGCAACAAAGTACGCCAAGTAGATCAGAAACCAAACAACTCCAAAAAACATCTTATGAATTAATTTTGTTTAAAAAAACCTAG
- a CDS encoding SAM-dependent methyltransferase — translation MQSFSQCMQEWLYGENGYYRHALIGMQGDFYTAVNSSAFFGGTLAFYLLSLLENGWLSLPLSVVEIGAGEGLLLSDVVGFLKDLSQGVLEHIRFISVEPLDRLVNLQKEKLAKRGVDLECRCDRAQPSIRALRLGEIDVLIGINLLREGLDLPEVSLVAILDADKEGFLRSNMALIQTMGRAARHIHGRVIFYADKITPSMQEAKKWIMVSFDYGQYGSYGGISLRRGVNRPLEAELKEIELSKPSKKNLNKMPKVDFKLLETLFLAQGAHTLFYGTQSTTLLKMGLASLLELFHASAPFTTYQRESIKARALINPEGFGERFKGLIVGN, via the coding sequence ATGCAGAGTTTTAGCCAGTGCATGCAAGAGTGGCTATATGGTGAAAATGGCTATTATAGGCACGCATTAATTGGCATGCAAGGGGATTTTTATACAGCCGTAAATAGTAGTGCCTTTTTTGGGGGTACACTAGCGTTTTATTTATTATCCTTACTAGAGAATGGGTGGCTTTCTTTGCCTTTAAGTGTTGTAGAAATAGGGGCAGGAGAGGGGTTATTATTAAGTGATGTGGTGGGGTTTTTAAAAGATTTAAGTCAAGGCGTGTTAGAGCACATAAGATTTATCAGTGTAGAACCTTTAGATAGACTAGTTAATCTACAAAAAGAAAAATTAGCCAAAAGAGGGGTTGATCTTGAATGCAGATGTGATCGCGCGCAACCCAGTATCCGTGCCTTGCGGCTTGGAGAAATTGATGTTTTAATTGGTATTAATCTACTTAGAGAAGGTTTAGATTTACCGGAAGTGTCTTTAGTGGCTATTTTAGATGCAGATAAAGAAGGGTTTTTGCGTAGCAATATGGCTTTAATCCAAACTATGGGCAGAGCAGCACGGCATATACATGGCAGGGTGATTTTTTATGCAGATAAAATCACGCCTAGCATGCAAGAGGCTAAAAAATGGATCATGGTTAGTTTTGATTATGGGCAATATGGGAGTTATGGGGGGATTAGTTTAAGACGCGGTGTCAATAGACCCTTAGAGGCTGAATTAAAAGAAATAGAACTCTCTAAACCTTCTAAAAAGAATTTAAATAAGATGCCTAAGGTAGATTTTAAACTCTTAGAAACACTCTTTCTAGCACAGGGGGCACACACCCTTTTTTATGGTACGCAAAGCACGACTCTTTTAAAAATGGGGTTAGCGTCTTTATTAGAATTATTCCATGCTAGCGCCCCCTTTACAACCTACCAAAGAGAGAGCATTAAAGCCCGTGCTCTTATCAACCCTGAAGGGTTTGGCGAGCGCTTTAAAGGGCTTATTGTAGGCAACTAG
- the uvrB gene encoding excinuclease ABC subunit UvrB: protein MGFILNAPYKASLEQEQAVQKLQEGINLNAKYQTLVGVTGSGKTFSMAYLISKLQMPTLVMSHNKTLCAQLYSEFKSFFPKNHVEYFISHFDYYQPESYIPRRDLFIEKDSSINEDLERLRLSAITSLLGYDDVVVVASVSANYGLGNPAEYLSMLEKIEVGQQISYTQFLLKLVEMGYERQDILERGYFRVVGESVDIFPAYNDSNFIRVEFFGDEVDRITYMDALENTPIQSLDSYILYAASAFIVSPQCLKKALSSIETELAQRLEFFKQEQKLLEYERLKTRTEFDLEMMGTTGICKGIENYSRHFTGKQAGETPYTLMDYFAQKNCPYLVIVDESHVSLPQFKGMYAGDLSRKQVLVEHGFRLPSALDNRPLKYEEFIQKAPHFLFVSATPNPLELELSGNHVASQIIRPTGLLDPEYCLRPTQNQVNDLLKTIQSVVAKKERVLVTTLTKRMAEELCKHYAECGLKVQYLHSDTDVIARNHSIRALRLGEIDVLIGINLLREGLDLPEVSLVAILDADKEGFLRSSTALIQTMGRAARHVHGRVIFYADKITPSMQEAMDITDSRRAKQMAFNQEHGLTPRGVNRPLEAELKEIELSKPSKKNLNKMPKSEKERLIKTLRAQMQERARVLDFENAAKLRDEIARIRGL from the coding sequence ATGGGTTTTATTCTAAATGCCCCTTACAAAGCAAGTTTAGAGCAAGAACAAGCCGTACAAAAATTACAAGAGGGAATTAATCTGAATGCAAAATACCAAACTCTAGTAGGGGTTACAGGCAGTGGCAAGACCTTTAGCATGGCTTACTTGATTTCTAAATTACAGATGCCAACTTTGGTGATGTCGCATAATAAAACCCTATGCGCCCAGCTTTATAGCGAATTTAAAAGTTTCTTCCCTAAAAACCATGTGGAATATTTTATCTCTCACTTTGATTATTACCAGCCTGAATCTTATATCCCTAGACGCGATTTATTCATAGAAAAAGACAGCTCCATTAATGAGGATTTGGAGCGTTTGCGTTTGAGTGCGATCACTTCTTTACTAGGCTATGATGATGTGGTGGTGGTTGCTAGTGTTTCGGCTAATTATGGGCTAGGTAATCCGGCAGAATATCTAAGCATGCTTGAAAAAATTGAGGTGGGGCAACAAATTTCTTACACACAATTTTTACTTAAGCTAGTAGAAATGGGTTATGAACGGCAAGATATTTTAGAGAGGGGGTATTTTAGGGTAGTTGGGGAGAGTGTAGATATTTTCCCGGCTTATAATGATTCTAATTTTATCCGTGTGGAATTTTTCGGAGATGAGGTAGATCGCATCACTTACATGGACGCTTTAGAAAACACCCCTATCCAATCCTTAGATTCTTATATTCTTTATGCGGCAAGTGCCTTTATTGTCAGTCCGCAGTGCCTTAAAAAAGCTCTTTCTAGCATTGAGACAGAATTAGCGCAGCGTTTAGAATTTTTCAAACAAGAACAAAAACTTTTAGAGTATGAACGGCTTAAAACACGGACAGAATTTGATTTAGAAATGATGGGCACAACTGGGATTTGTAAGGGTATTGAGAATTATTCCCGCCATTTTACAGGTAAACAAGCCGGAGAAACTCCCTATACTCTTATGGATTACTTTGCACAGAAAAATTGCCCCTATCTTGTGATTGTAGATGAATCCCATGTAAGCTTGCCTCAATTTAAGGGCATGTATGCTGGAGATTTGAGTCGCAAACAAGTACTTGTTGAGCATGGATTTAGACTCCCATCAGCCCTAGATAACCGCCCTCTTAAATATGAGGAATTTATCCAAAAAGCTCCGCATTTTCTCTTTGTTTCAGCTACACCAAACCCTTTAGAGCTAGAACTCTCAGGCAATCATGTAGCTAGCCAAATTATCCGCCCAACCGGGCTTTTAGATCCGGAGTATTGCTTAAGACCTACACAAAATCAAGTTAACGATCTTTTAAAGACCATTCAAAGCGTAGTGGCTAAAAAAGAGCGGGTATTGGTAACTACTTTAACAAAGCGCATGGCTGAGGAACTCTGTAAACACTATGCAGAATGTGGGCTTAAAGTGCAGTATTTACACAGCGATACAGATGTGATCGCGCGCAACCACAGTATCCGTGCCTTGCGGCTTGGAGAAATTGATGTTTTAATTGGTATTAATCTACTTAGAGAAGGTTTAGATTTACCGGAAGTGTCTTTAGTGGCTATTTTAGATGCAGATAAAGAAGGGTTTTTGCGTAGCAGTACGGCTTTAATCCAAACTATGGGCAGAGCAGCACGGCATGTACATGGCAGGGTGATTTTTTATGCAGATAAAATCACGCCTAGCATGCAAGAGGCTATGGATATTACAGATAGTAGACGAGCTAAACAAATGGCCTTTAACCAAGAGCATGGATTAACTCCACGCGGTGTCAATAGACCCTTAGAGGCTGAATTAAAAGAAATAGAACTCTCTAAACCTTCTAAAAAGAATTTAAATAAGATGCCTAAGAGTGAAAAAGAACGGCTGATTAAAACTTTGCGCGCCCAAATGCAAGAGAGGGCTAGGGTTTTAGACTTTGAAAATGCGGCTAAGCTAAGAGATGAAATTGCAAGGATTAGAGGTCTTTAA
- a CDS encoding primosomal protein N' family DNA-binding protein: protein MIDRFYSVAPLKHHLKPLTYKSQTPLAKGDLVQITLRKSRLKGVVLQECEKPPFDCVLATSELTYFNAHQMLLLEFIAKYYCCSPGLVASLFIPFNKNNPPSNPISIPFEINPLSFAQNQALEALKPALQIKYFRRL, encoded by the coding sequence ATGATCGATCGTTTTTATAGTGTTGCGCCACTTAAACACCATCTCAAACCCCTTACCTATAAAAGCCAAACCCCACTAGCAAAAGGCGATTTAGTACAAATCACTTTGCGTAAATCGCGCCTAAAGGGTGTTGTACTGCAAGAATGTGAAAAACCCCCTTTTGATTGTGTTTTGGCCACTTCAGAATTAACTTATTTTAACGCCCACCAAATGCTACTTTTAGAGTTTATAGCCAAATATTATTGTTGTTCCCCCGGTTTAGTCGCTTCTTTATTCATTCCTTTTAATAAAAATAACCCGCCGTCTAATCCTATTTCTATCCCATTTGAGATAAACCCCTTAAGTTTTGCACAAAACCAAGCCTTAGAGGCACTCAAACCGGCTTTACAAATCAAATATTTTAGACGCCTTTAA
- the priA gene encoding replication restart helicase PriA — MGTRSALFLPMPNLGLILIDEEHDQAYKASQAPYYNARDIALYLSSKMPIQVILGSATPHVRSYYLAKKNQTLVRLKGRFFNTSKEILFEENKTTLSQNLLECLTKSLEKKEQSMIFLPTRASFKKLLCYSCGNGVQCPFCSVNMSLHLKEKCMRCHYCQHQLEIPKVCPTCKQPTLAGKRIGTQQLKSELETQLPQARIGILDKDHTHTALQIQNILDAFNRQELDILIGTQMLAKGHDYPKVNLAIILGLDEVLNNGSYRSLEDGVSLMHQIAGRSARKEHGKVLIQTLNAAFLKRYIQDYEDFLKDELQTRMPHFPPFMRLAQIEFRNKDALIAQENMQTSLKMLQTLLDQNKGVQVLGSGCARVAKIAGKYRYQILLSASSTLGLHQVLHNLQEHAKGIFKIDVDPLDI; from the coding sequence GTGGGTACGCGTAGTGCTTTATTTTTACCCATGCCAAATTTAGGGCTTATTCTTATTGATGAAGAGCATGATCAAGCCTATAAAGCTAGCCAAGCTCCCTATTATAATGCCCGCGATATTGCCCTTTATCTTTCTAGTAAAATGCCTATCCAAGTGATTTTAGGCTCAGCCACACCCCATGTGCGTAGCTATTATCTAGCCAAGAAAAACCAAACACTTGTGCGTTTAAAAGGGCGTTTTTTTAACACCTCAAAAGAAATTCTTTTTGAGGAAAATAAAACAACACTGAGCCAAAATTTACTGGAGTGTCTGACAAAAAGTTTAGAAAAAAAAGAACAAAGCATGATTTTTCTACCCACCCGCGCTTCTTTTAAAAAATTGCTTTGTTATTCTTGTGGAAATGGCGTACAATGCCCTTTTTGTAGCGTGAATATGAGTCTGCACCTTAAAGAAAAATGCATGCGTTGTCATTATTGCCAACACCAATTAGAAATTCCAAAAGTTTGCCCTACATGCAAGCAACCTACTTTGGCCGGAAAAAGAATAGGTACGCAGCAACTTAAAAGCGAATTAGAAACACAGTTGCCCCAAGCGCGCATTGGGATTTTAGATAAAGATCACACCCACACGGCTTTACAAATCCAAAATATTTTAGACGCCTTTAACCGCCAAGAACTTGATATTTTAATCGGAACACAGATGTTAGCCAAAGGCCATGATTATCCTAAAGTAAATCTTGCCATTATTTTAGGTTTAGATGAGGTGCTTAACAATGGGAGTTATCGCAGTTTAGAAGATGGGGTGTCTTTAATGCACCAAATTGCTGGCCGTAGTGCGCGCAAAGAACATGGAAAAGTTCTGATTCAAACGCTTAATGCCGCGTTTTTAAAACGCTATATCCAAGACTATGAAGATTTTTTAAAAGATGAGTTACAAACACGCATGCCCCATTTTCCCCCTTTCATGCGTTTAGCTCAGATTGAATTTAGAAATAAAGATGCCTTAATCGCCCAAGAGAACATGCAGACAAGTTTAAAAATGCTACAAACTCTTTTAGATCAAAATAAAGGCGTACAAGTTTTAGGGTCTGGCTGTGCGCGCGTGGCTAAAATTGCGGGCAAATACCGCTACCAGATTCTTTTAAGCGCGTCTTCAACTTTAGGGCTACACCAAGTTTTACACAACCTGCAAGAACATGCTAAAGGTATTTTTAAAATTGATGTAGATCCGCTAGATATTTAG
- the zapB gene encoding cell division protein ZapB produces the protein MGAEILDKLHEKIEDLLIRLALLEEENKELQLKNATLATQNEEKGRQLDTLYDEIAAQDNRLQEIYDRIHKVLENG, from the coding sequence ATGGGGGCAGAGATTTTAGACAAGCTCCATGAAAAGATTGAAGATCTCCTTATCAGGCTTGCGCTTTTAGAGGAAGAAAACAAGGAACTGCAACTTAAAAACGCGACACTTGCCACACAAAACGAGGAAAAAGGACGCCAGCTTGATACGCTTTATGATGAGATTGCTGCACAAGATAACCGGTTGCAAGAAATTTATGACAGAATCCACAAAGTTTTAGAAAATGGATAA
- a CDS encoding DUF3972 domain-containing protein: MDTTQKETWVTLDEFLDISKLPKDRVLTLIQDQSIVSKHDEEQIWVDLQSATQVLAKKAVHKNTLVATKAGYPALVENMQQVDPVFVEKTINTILGLHDKVVSAKDEAICAYKNENVFLKDAVISMQEVYEEDKRTIEVLQEELSKVREEVEFMKRKYRLMWGKVTDMGNLK; the protein is encoded by the coding sequence GTGGATACAACACAAAAAGAAACTTGGGTTACGCTAGATGAATTTTTAGACATCTCTAAACTGCCTAAAGATCGAGTGTTGACCTTGATTCAAGATCAAAGCATTGTGAGTAAACACGATGAGGAGCAAATTTGGGTGGATTTACAGAGTGCTACGCAGGTGTTAGCCAAAAAGGCGGTACATAAAAATACTTTAGTCGCCACTAAAGCCGGCTATCCAGCTTTAGTAGAGAACATGCAACAAGTAGATCCGGTATTTGTAGAAAAGACGATTAATACGATTTTAGGACTCCATGATAAGGTGGTGAGTGCTAAAGATGAGGCTATTTGTGCCTATAAAAATGAAAATGTGTTTTTAAAAGATGCAGTGATCTCTATGCAAGAGGTTTATGAAGAGGATAAAAGAACGATTGAAGTTTTACAAGAAGAATTAAGCAAAGTGCGCGAGGAAGTGGAATTTATGAAACGCAAGTACCGCCTAATGTGGGGCAAGGTTACTGACATGGGGAATTTAAAATAG
- a CDS encoding aminotransferase class V-fold PLP-dependent enzyme: MAQTLLGKQEQFLESVFAPLLKDASKEEQLNQIRKSVVLKKGVYYFDWTASGLASTLIEKRVAKLLPFYANAHSGMSKHAHLMELVYLRCKENILKALGLGEDFIILTAGFGASHAIKRLQEILGIYLPPKSRQRLNLKGVSLPQVVIGPYEHHSNEVSWREGLCHVLRLDLNEHGLFCLEHLERALKEYQEAPQIIVSIGVASNVTGLVVPYLDIARLCQKYKAILAFDLAAFISHDNLYTTDFSACCIATHKLLGGVGSCGILGIRRDLIDTSLAPSFSGGGVVCYVSRSTHEYIKEVALREEVGTYGLIQLLRATLALQLRNELGANYIRRRESMLTQVFMHALKEIPALSIYGSLLAKRVGNVAFNASGVSCYDLAPLLSYTFGIETRAGCSCAGPYGHDLLGLQDSNYILSREKQPGWLRVSLHYTHSLEDIDYLVDRLQKAIKTLRGG, encoded by the coding sequence ATGGCCCAAACTCTTTTAGGTAAACAGGAGCAGTTTTTAGAAAGTGTATTTGCGCCTCTTTTAAAAGACGCTTCCAAAGAAGAACAATTAAATCAGATTCGTAAAAGTGTGGTACTCAAAAAGGGCGTGTATTACTTTGACTGGACAGCCTCAGGGCTAGCCAGTACTCTTATTGAAAAACGGGTGGCTAAACTTTTACCCTTTTATGCTAATGCCCACTCTGGCATGTCCAAACATGCCCACTTAATGGAATTAGTCTATCTTAGATGTAAAGAAAACATTTTAAAAGCTCTAGGTTTAGGAGAGGATTTTATCATTCTAACAGCTGGGTTTGGAGCTAGCCATGCAATTAAGCGCTTACAAGAAATTCTAGGGATATATTTGCCTCCAAAGAGCCGTCAGAGGCTTAATTTAAAAGGAGTCTCTTTGCCTCAAGTTGTTATTGGTCCTTATGAGCACCATTCTAATGAAGTAAGCTGGCGTGAAGGGCTTTGCCATGTGTTGCGTCTGGATTTGAATGAACATGGCTTATTTTGCTTAGAACATTTAGAGCGGGCTTTAAAAGAATATCAAGAAGCACCACAAATTATTGTTTCTATAGGAGTGGCCTCCAATGTAACAGGCTTAGTAGTTCCCTATTTGGACATTGCTAGACTTTGTCAAAAATACAAGGCAATTTTAGCTTTTGATTTGGCCGCTTTTATCTCACATGACAATTTATACACAACAGATTTTAGTGCGTGTTGTATCGCTACACATAAACTTTTAGGAGGGGTGGGGAGTTGTGGGATTTTAGGCATTAGACGCGATCTAATTGATACAAGTTTAGCGCCTAGTTTTAGCGGGGGGGGTGTTGTTTGCTATGTGAGTCGCAGCACACATGAATACATTAAAGAAGTTGCGCTAAGAGAGGAAGTAGGCACTTATGGGCTAATCCAACTTTTAAGAGCTACGCTAGCTTTACAACTGCGCAATGAATTAGGCGCTAATTACATCAGACGGCGCGAGAGTATGCTAACCCAAGTTTTCATGCACGCTCTTAAAGAAATCCCCGCACTGAGTATTTATGGGTCTTTGCTTGCTAAACGGGTGGGGAATGTGGCTTTTAATGCTAGCGGGGTGTCTTGCTATGATTTAGCGCCTCTTTTGAGTTATACATTTGGGATAGAAACGCGGGCGGGGTGTAGCTGTGCTGGGCCTTATGGCCATGATTTGCTAGGATTACAGGATAGTAATTACATTTTAAGTAGAGAAAAACAACCCGGCTGGTTACGGGTGAGTTTACACTACACCCATAGTTTAGAAGACATTGATTATTTAGTAGACAGACTCCAAAAAGCCATTAAGACATTGCGTGGAGGTTGA
- a CDS encoding histidine triad nucleotide-binding protein, protein MKNVFEKIVDGEIPCKKVLENEAFLAFEDINPKAPIHVLVIPKVGVKDFNAITPELIAGMSAFILEVVEVLGIKQSGYRLITNTGADGGQEVPHLHFHILGGTKLTWPKLF, encoded by the coding sequence GTGAAAAATGTATTTGAAAAGATCGTTGATGGGGAAATTCCTTGTAAAAAAGTGCTAGAAAATGAGGCTTTTTTAGCTTTTGAGGATATTAATCCTAAAGCACCTATCCATGTGTTGGTAATTCCTAAGGTGGGCGTGAAAGATTTTAATGCCATTACCCCAGAGCTAATAGCAGGCATGAGCGCGTTTATCTTAGAGGTGGTGGAGGTTTTAGGCATTAAGCAAAGTGGTTATCGCCTCATTACCAATACTGGCGCAGATGGAGGGCAAGAAGTACCCCACTTGCATTTCCACATTTTGGGGGGCACTAAGCTTACATGGCCCAAACTCTTTTAG
- a CDS encoding site-specific DNA-methyltransferase yields MGFVFDSAPEIQHDAICLLKRDTDLSFTPALCTQSHAMIFGENYDALKNLLVLYRGCVDCIYIDPPYNTESTKQDGNDYKSKENISGKFGYRDKFMRTGWLNMLNERLKLAKDLLSPKGVIFISIDDSEQAYLKVLCDEIFGEGNFVGDFIRKTKSTINDAKIGVNYQHEFLLGYAKNKISVNLRGGQKDLSHYTNPDNDPNGAWAADNPSAKSGNLKTGYFGVTNPYTGKIDYPPTGMFWRFSEKTLQKHIESGRICFKKEHAPHERGFIYKRYLSDLKSTQKTFDSLAFVDNAYMNQAATKELLDLGMAESFNYPKSAAFIQKILLHATSPNSLILDFYAGSGTTGQAVMELNREDGGNRRCILVTSNENNIAKGVMYERIYRICHGVGTKNETFGWTKRNEPFKDQGWEVFKMDRQSLKIDDQQKAENLAKQAEKSFKILRPGFTFESDFDLYHSLSSLKPYK; encoded by the coding sequence GTGGGCTTTGTCTTTGATAGTGCCCCAGAAATCCAACATGATGCCATTTGTCTACTAAAACGCGATACAGATTTAAGCTTTACACCGGCTCTTTGCACACAAAGCCATGCCATGATTTTTGGGGAAAACTACGATGCGTTAAAAAATCTCTTGGTGCTTTATCGCGGGTGTGTGGATTGTATTTACATTGATCCGCCCTATAACACAGAGAGCACCAAACAAGATGGCAATGATTATAAAAGCAAAGAGAATATAAGCGGGAAGTTTGGCTACCGCGATAAATTTATGCGCACCGGGTGGCTTAACATGCTAAATGAACGGCTAAAGTTAGCTAAAGACTTGTTAAGCCCTAAGGGCGTGATCTTTATTAGCATTGATGATAGCGAGCAGGCGTATTTAAAGGTGCTATGCGATGAAATCTTTGGGGAGGGGAATTTTGTGGGCGATTTTATTAGAAAAACCAAAAGTACAATCAACGATGCCAAGATCGGCGTAAATTACCAACATGAGTTTTTGTTGGGCTATGCCAAAAATAAAATATCTGTCAATCTTAGAGGCGGGCAAAAAGACCTAAGCCATTATACAAACCCTGATAACGATCCTAACGGAGCGTGGGCTGCGGATAATCCTAGCGCCAAGAGTGGTAACCTAAAAACAGGCTACTTTGGCGTTACAAACCCCTACACGGGCAAAATAGATTATCCTCCAACGGGCATGTTTTGGCGTTTCTCTGAAAAAACTCTACAAAAACATATTGAAAGCGGGCGTATTTGCTTTAAGAAAGAACATGCCCCTCATGAGCGGGGGTTTATCTACAAACGCTATTTAAGCGATCTTAAAAGCACGCAAAAAACCTTTGATAGTTTGGCATTTGTAGACAATGCCTACATGAATCAAGCGGCTACTAAAGAATTGCTAGATTTAGGCATGGCTGAGAGCTTTAACTACCCTAAAAGCGCGGCGTTTATCCAAAAAATCTTATTGCATGCCACTTCTCCTAACTCTTTAATCCTAGACTTTTATGCCGGGAGTGGGACAACAGGGCAAGCGGTGATGGAGCTAAATAGAGAGGATGGGGGCAACCGGCGCTGTATTTTAGTAACTAGCAATGAAAACAACATCGCTAAAGGGGTGATGTATGAAAGGATTTATCGCATCTGTCATGGGGTGGGGACAAAGAATGAGACTTTTGGGTGGACTAAAAGAAATGAGCCTTTTAAAGATCAAGGGTGGGAGGTGTTTAAGATGGATAGACAGTCTCTAAAAATAGATGATCAGCAAAAAGCAGAGAATTTAGCCAAACAGGCAGAGAAGAGTTTTAAAATCCTCAGACCCGGGTTTACTTTTGAAAGTGATTTTGATCTTTATCATAGTCTTTCAAGTCTCAAACCCTATAAATAG